From Thermogladius calderae 1633, a single genomic window includes:
- a CDS encoding ATP-binding protein, giving the protein MKPIGVVASGSSAAIAPIQVYKQCELDAKEEAFVVVKDEAKNLNYLGVLRNLRMQDPLLSPNLRSSVVDNPGLARMGREVVFETSAVRIIGVLREDGSLEPSTQPPTPRSEVYLVESPSDVNLKLEKGLVVGSHKYSGIEIPLSPKSLPYHIGIVGATGTGKSRLAIALIKEVLANTDWKVLVFDHSGLDYKPYFPDKAVSADEVLPDVEDIYNHLANIVKEREEDAYLFYTLIAYIVAGGDPGAVKSRLQSEVRQFGRREGGTDEGGLEGIISEFLSTNPEEALKHVNWDLAKFGEVLSSVAKALGAKKTTPAKYRVKLASKARGFFESLKRRRLSVGELLGRLDKERVLVVDLSTVDYEERASILNAVLGRLWDRIDETKTPVNTLVVVDEAHNYACRECGSVDIIERTAREGRKWGLGLVLVSQRVVDFSTWVRNNINTYFFSRLQTPGDLQNLQGDLDLGGITQENIALLREREFYFAGLGNPLRHPVLIKVKTV; this is encoded by the coding sequence ATGAAGCCTATCGGTGTCGTGGCCAGCGGCTCCTCGGCCGCTATAGCCCCAATCCAGGTGTACAAGCAGTGCGAGCTCGACGCGAAAGAGGAGGCTTTCGTGGTCGTGAAGGACGAGGCCAAGAACCTGAACTACCTGGGAGTACTCCGCAACCTGAGAATGCAGGACCCCCTCTTGAGCCCCAACCTTAGGTCTAGTGTAGTGGACAACCCCGGCCTTGCGAGGATGGGGAGGGAGGTCGTCTTCGAGACCTCGGCCGTGAGGATCATAGGCGTGCTGAGAGAGGACGGTTCACTAGAGCCCTCCACGCAGCCGCCCACTCCTCGTAGCGAGGTCTACCTCGTCGAGTCACCCAGCGACGTCAACCTGAAGCTGGAGAAGGGTCTGGTCGTCGGGAGCCACAAGTACAGCGGTATCGAGATCCCCCTGTCGCCGAAGAGCCTCCCGTACCACATAGGGATAGTGGGGGCCACTGGGACAGGGAAGTCGAGGCTGGCCATAGCCCTCATAAAGGAGGTGCTCGCCAACACGGACTGGAAGGTGCTGGTCTTCGACCACTCGGGCCTGGACTACAAGCCCTACTTCCCAGACAAGGCCGTATCGGCCGACGAGGTACTACCCGACGTCGAGGACATCTACAACCACCTCGCAAACATCGTGAAGGAGAGGGAGGAGGACGCCTACCTCTTCTACACCCTCATCGCCTACATAGTCGCGGGAGGAGACCCGGGAGCTGTGAAGTCCAGGCTACAGAGCGAGGTGAGGCAGTTCGGGAGGAGAGAGGGCGGGACCGATGAGGGAGGGCTAGAGGGGATAATCTCCGAGTTCCTCAGCACGAACCCGGAGGAAGCGTTGAAGCATGTTAACTGGGACCTCGCCAAGTTCGGGGAGGTCTTGTCATCGGTCGCGAAGGCGCTGGGGGCGAAGAAGACCACCCCCGCCAAGTACAGGGTCAAACTAGCGTCTAAGGCGAGGGGGTTCTTCGAGTCCCTCAAGCGGAGGAGGCTCTCAGTAGGGGAGTTGCTGGGGAGGCTAGACAAGGAGAGGGTCCTAGTAGTGGACCTGAGCACTGTGGACTACGAGGAGAGGGCTTCTATACTAAACGCCGTCCTGGGTAGGCTCTGGGACAGGATCGACGAGACCAAGACGCCCGTGAACACGCTCGTCGTCGTAGACGAGGCCCACAACTACGCCTGCAGGGAGTGCGGGTCTGTCGACATAATAGAGAGGACCGCGAGAGAGGGGCGTAAGTGGGGGCTTGGACTGGTCCTCGTGAGCCAGAGGGTCGTGGACTTCAGCACCTGGGTGAGGAACAACATCAACACCTACTTCTTCAGCAGGCTCCAGACACCCGGCGACCTGCAGAACCTCCAGGGCGACCTCGACCTCGGGGGTATAACCCAGGAGAACATTGCCCTGTTGAGGGAGAGGGAGTTCTACTTCGCTGGCCTAGGCAACCCGCTGAGACACCCAGTCTTGATCAAGGTGAAGACCGTATGA
- a CDS encoding LysE family transporter — translation MSVKKNLLSVMAVSSTGALAPGPLSFTAVASGAYVGALGGLMIATGHMAFELPFTMVLAKGVGGALRNRRVRLVLDAAFVASALYFSYLTFKSALDPSSSNAAGATTLLSALVAGFLLTGLNAYFIAWWLTVGLPVVKVFSEARSLAKLGYYVSHVSIDYAWLTLLSFLGFVISTQFYTLMLIGIGVALLAMAARHLYAAVLKPLLA, via the coding sequence ATGAGCGTCAAGAAGAACCTCCTCAGCGTGATGGCGGTTAGCTCTACTGGCGCCCTTGCACCGGGCCCACTCTCCTTTACCGCAGTGGCCTCGGGGGCCTACGTAGGGGCTCTCGGGGGTCTCATGATAGCGACAGGGCACATGGCCTTCGAGCTACCCTTCACCATGGTCCTTGCGAAAGGTGTAGGCGGGGCTCTACGGAATAGGAGAGTCAGGCTCGTCTTAGACGCTGCTTTCGTCGCCTCAGCCCTCTACTTCTCCTACCTCACGTTCAAGTCCGCACTAGACCCCTCCAGCAGCAACGCCGCGGGGGCCACGACTCTCCTGTCGGCACTCGTAGCGGGCTTCCTGTTGACAGGTTTGAACGCTTACTTCATAGCCTGGTGGCTGACTGTCGGCCTCCCTGTAGTGAAGGTGTTCAGCGAAGCCCGCTCGCTCGCTAAGCTGGGGTACTACGTCTCACACGTCTCAATAGACTACGCCTGGCTCACCCTCCTCTCGTTCCTCGGGTTCGTAATCTCCACGCAGTTCTACACGCTGATGTTGATCGGGATAGGCGTGGCCCTATTAGCGATGGCTGCCAGGCACCTCTACGCGGCCGTCTTAAAGCCCCTCCTCGCATGA
- a CDS encoding DNA double-strand break repair nuclease NurA, which translates to MSSEEEVYVAPEVVYEAVREAAETVFEQAKGVDEVLKLGEELREEGLINKFPEAREACFYSVDSGFTAPPIEVAGGFIGVIQVAEVLMGHSCGGPPRVVAHVRHYSTRDLTEVEARLLERRALVKRLEEKKEGWARFDIAVVDGELLYRGGVEAEPTLSQEEWAAYWRVAEETKNAMRLAGETGTPLVGVLKRSYSRDISAVYRAGGIPLNDRLLMSLVLEPGEYFVLGSYRELRDRLAEAARRAGGEVARALYPRLEWLERLNTVYGSWAGQVKVVFYKPRLAVSPLAVKVEVYEAGGWGLPEVLAALSGVTGSTGFPTPLDYVDSLAHVRPETRRTVYELLNAELSKRDLNLAKLLMSLVNPQKPV; encoded by the coding sequence ATGAGCAGCGAGGAGGAGGTCTACGTAGCCCCCGAGGTCGTATACGAGGCGGTTAGAGAGGCCGCGGAGACGGTCTTCGAGCAGGCCAAGGGCGTTGACGAGGTCCTAAAGCTCGGCGAGGAGCTCCGCGAGGAGGGGCTGATAAACAAGTTCCCCGAGGCTAGAGAAGCCTGCTTCTACAGTGTAGACAGCGGCTTCACGGCCCCGCCGATCGAGGTGGCTGGAGGCTTCATAGGCGTCATACAGGTCGCCGAGGTCTTAATGGGGCACTCCTGCGGCGGGCCACCTAGGGTGGTGGCCCATGTCAGGCACTACTCCACGAGGGACTTGACCGAGGTCGAGGCCAGGCTGCTCGAGAGGCGGGCCCTCGTAAAAAGGCTCGAGGAGAAGAAGGAGGGCTGGGCGAGGTTCGACATAGCCGTTGTCGACGGGGAGCTGCTCTACAGGGGCGGGGTAGAGGCCGAGCCTACTCTCTCGCAGGAGGAGTGGGCGGCGTACTGGCGGGTCGCGGAGGAGACCAAGAACGCGATGAGACTGGCCGGCGAGACCGGCACGCCTCTCGTGGGGGTCTTGAAGAGGAGCTACTCCAGGGACATCTCCGCGGTCTACAGGGCGGGCGGGATACCCCTCAACGACAGGCTCCTAATGTCGCTCGTGCTCGAGCCCGGGGAGTACTTTGTCCTCGGGAGTTACAGGGAGCTGAGGGACAGGCTGGCAGAGGCGGCGAGGAGGGCGGGCGGTGAGGTGGCGAGGGCCCTCTACCCGAGGCTCGAGTGGCTCGAGAGGCTGAACACCGTGTACGGCTCGTGGGCGGGCCAGGTGAAGGTCGTGTTCTACAAGCCGCGCCTCGCCGTATCCCCCCTCGCGGTCAAAGTAGAGGTCTACGAGGCAGGGGGCTGGGGGTTGCCCGAAGTCCTAGCGGCGCTCTCCGGGGTGACGGGGTCGACGGGCTTCCCCACGCCCCTAGACTACGTCGACTCTCTCGCCCATGTAAGGCCGGAGACTAGGAGGACTGTCTACGAGCTACTCAACGCAGAGCTGTCGAAGCGGGACCTAAACCTCGCTAAGCTGTTGATGAGCCTGGTAAACCCCCAGAAGCCAGTCTAG
- a CDS encoding ABC transporter permease — protein sequence MAYRNYFLRKFFTLVLTLFIITLVNFVLFRLLPGDPIMLLFRDPRLTPEQINYLYHKFGLDKPLWEQFFVYLWNLLRGEWGISFAYKKPIMEILIPRIINSLILVIPATVLSIILGVATGVVAAWKRGGLTDAFVSFVSLGLYSLPTFWLGGIFVFLSINYWRLPVGGMLNYGVDHNNALAYLGDLFAHIALPLATLTLVSYGSFTLTVRGALLDVLSEDYIRTAVAKGLSSWRVLSRHALPNAMLPTVSLTAVSLGTAVTGSVLTETVFNWPGVGRLIFDAISNRDYPLLQAGFLVITVSVLLANFLADIVYGLLDPRVKYR from the coding sequence TTGGCCTACAGGAACTACTTCCTGAGGAAGTTTTTTACTCTAGTCTTGACCCTCTTTATCATAACACTCGTAAACTTCGTACTGTTCAGGCTACTCCCCGGAGACCCTATCATGCTCTTATTCAGAGACCCCAGGCTCACGCCCGAGCAGATAAACTACCTGTACCACAAGTTCGGGCTGGACAAGCCTCTGTGGGAGCAGTTCTTCGTCTACCTCTGGAACCTGCTCAGAGGCGAGTGGGGGATCTCCTTCGCGTACAAGAAGCCTATAATGGAGATACTTATACCCCGGATAATCAACTCGCTGATACTGGTCATCCCCGCCACCGTGCTCTCGATCATTCTTGGGGTGGCTACGGGAGTAGTAGCGGCGTGGAAGAGGGGCGGCTTGACAGACGCCTTCGTCTCCTTCGTCTCGCTAGGCCTCTACTCCCTACCCACGTTCTGGCTTGGCGGGATATTCGTATTCCTCTCAATAAACTACTGGAGGCTGCCCGTCGGCGGGATGCTGAACTACGGTGTCGACCACAACAACGCGCTCGCCTACCTGGGAGACCTGTTCGCACACATAGCTCTACCCCTCGCCACACTCACCCTGGTCTCCTACGGTAGCTTCACTCTGACGGTCAGAGGGGCTTTACTAGACGTCCTCTCCGAGGACTACATTAGGACTGCCGTCGCGAAGGGGCTGAGTAGCTGGAGGGTGTTGAGCAGGCACGCACTCCCCAACGCCATGCTCCCCACCGTGAGTCTCACCGCCGTCAGCCTCGGCACAGCCGTGACGGGCTCCGTGCTAACCGAGACAGTGTTCAACTGGCCGGGGGTCGGGAGGCTTATCTTCGACGCGATATCGAACAGGGACTACCCCCTGCTCCAGGCAGGCTTCCTAGTCATAACGGTAAGCGTATTACTCGCCAACTTCCTCGCGGACATAGTCTACGGTCTCCTAGACCCTAGAGTAAAGTACAGGTAG
- a CDS encoding ABC transporter permease: MAGRGLSRAVGGLARAIGVSLGLRTGVVVGGFKNALNAVVGSRKSRVGLAVILAYVALAILAPFISPYSPYETDINSILQPPSPQHLFGTDDAGRDLFTENMYAISTSLIVGLFATLVTILVGTVVGLVSGYYGGVVDEVLMRITDFLLIVPPVMLMIVIGSLLGSSLLNIILVIGLLNWSPIARVIRSMVLTVKEWPFVEASRSMGAVDRLIMFKHIFPIVAPVVFANSMLSVANAIFSHAALVFLGVGNINDISWGTILHFAYTSGSFTAGYWWYFTPPGLMLLGLVLGFMLLGVGLEEVYNPKLRSSISV, translated from the coding sequence ATGGCTGGGCGAGGGCTCTCGAGGGCTGTAGGAGGCCTCGCGAGGGCCATAGGAGTTAGCTTAGGGTTGAGGACAGGTGTGGTGGTAGGGGGTTTCAAGAACGCCCTCAACGCAGTAGTGGGTAGCAGGAAGAGCAGGGTGGGGCTTGCCGTGATACTCGCCTACGTGGCCCTCGCAATCCTAGCGCCATTTATATCGCCCTACAGCCCCTACGAGACCGACATCAACAGTATACTCCAGCCACCCAGCCCACAGCACTTGTTCGGGACAGACGACGCCGGGAGAGACCTTTTCACGGAGAACATGTACGCCATCTCGACGTCTCTCATAGTAGGTCTCTTCGCAACCCTCGTGACGATCCTCGTGGGCACCGTCGTAGGCCTCGTCAGCGGGTACTACGGTGGTGTAGTAGACGAGGTCTTGATGAGGATTACCGACTTCCTCCTGATAGTCCCGCCTGTCATGCTGATGATAGTCATCGGGTCTCTCCTCGGGTCGAGCCTCCTCAACATCATCCTGGTGATAGGCCTCCTTAACTGGAGCCCGATAGCCAGGGTGATAAGGAGCATGGTGTTGACGGTTAAGGAGTGGCCCTTCGTCGAGGCCTCTAGGTCTATGGGGGCCGTGGACAGGCTGATAATGTTCAAGCACATATTCCCCATAGTAGCCCCAGTAGTCTTCGCCAACTCGATGCTCTCGGTCGCCAACGCGATCTTCTCCCACGCAGCTCTAGTGTTCCTCGGCGTAGGGAACATAAACGACATAAGCTGGGGGACCATACTACACTTCGCCTACACCTCCGGTAGCTTCACGGCGGGCTACTGGTGGTACTTCACCCCTCCGGGGCTAATGCTGCTGGGGCTAGTCCTAGGCTTCATGCTACTCGGGGTAGGGTTAGAGGAGGTCTACAACCCTAAGTTGAGGTCTTCTATAAGCGTTTAA
- a CDS encoding ABC transporter substrate-binding protein, with protein MVCLRRPGVLVLVAALVLASILPVTQVGVAQATKVFRVGWGGTSFDTFNPFTTYATISVWLTLDVYSRLVRPTENYTGFVPDLAESWEIKGDTVIFHLVHNATFTDGYPVTAEDVAYSYYLANQSWSSLSPYVDMVKGIKVLDNYTVEFYVTSPTLFMLEAAINIPIVPKHIWASISDPSTYPDNPPIGSGPLKVVEFKEGQYAVLEPNPNFYYPSWLPKVDRIIVKFYSDVTSATNALLAGDIDAVGPYIASTLTKTVANNPNLYLFKSPPTLYFYLAFNVDPNGTGNPTLRDLNVRLALAHAINVSYVCGIGWPGAGEPMGTVMPSTNIFADKDLKPYSFNLTLAAQILDQAGYKLGADGVRASPSGVRLEYNLLVPSNMPEAIKAAQVIAQWWGQIGVKANVQPMDTGSMSAIIWKKVNDTIVLGHDTDIWDWFVAPNDVLFLNVFLSGMKLTGVSDSGYANPVYDATFEKLYNATSLDELKSIAYSLQEMLHNDLPYIPLCEVWAVQAHSKAFTGFDYDWPSGPFGGSDWRTFLNVQLASSSPSTTTYNPTSSSPTAAPTGMSTTTPALQSSAQPSSTWLVVGVVAIVVIAALTVYALKRR; from the coding sequence GTGGTGTGCTTGAGGAGACCCGGAGTATTGGTGTTGGTCGCGGCTCTTGTGCTAGCCTCCATACTACCAGTCACACAGGTGGGCGTGGCCCAGGCCACCAAGGTGTTCAGGGTCGGGTGGGGAGGTACTAGCTTCGACACGTTCAACCCCTTCACCACCTACGCGACGATCTCTGTGTGGCTAACGCTCGACGTCTACAGTAGGCTTGTGAGGCCCACGGAGAACTACACGGGCTTCGTACCCGACCTAGCGGAGAGCTGGGAGATCAAGGGGGACACTGTAATATTCCACCTCGTGCACAACGCTACTTTCACAGACGGCTACCCTGTCACCGCCGAGGACGTAGCGTACAGCTACTACCTGGCCAACCAGAGCTGGAGCTCGCTCTCGCCCTACGTGGACATGGTTAAGGGCATCAAGGTCCTAGACAACTACACGGTCGAGTTCTACGTGACGAGCCCCACGCTCTTCATGCTCGAGGCCGCCATCAACATACCCATAGTCCCCAAGCACATATGGGCCAGTATTAGCGACCCCTCAACCTACCCAGACAACCCGCCTATTGGGAGCGGGCCGTTGAAGGTCGTGGAGTTCAAGGAGGGGCAGTACGCTGTCCTAGAGCCCAACCCGAACTTCTACTACCCCAGCTGGCTGCCCAAGGTCGACAGGATAATCGTGAAGTTCTACAGCGACGTCACCTCGGCTACTAACGCCCTGCTGGCTGGGGACATAGACGCCGTCGGCCCCTACATCGCCTCCACGCTGACAAAAACGGTCGCTAACAACCCCAACCTCTACTTGTTCAAGTCGCCGCCTACGCTGTACTTCTACCTGGCCTTCAACGTTGACCCAAACGGCACAGGCAACCCCACCTTGAGAGACCTGAACGTCAGGCTGGCGCTCGCCCACGCAATAAACGTCTCGTACGTCTGCGGGATAGGATGGCCTGGCGCCGGAGAGCCGATGGGCACCGTCATGCCCTCGACCAACATATTCGCGGACAAGGACTTGAAGCCGTACAGCTTCAACCTCACGCTGGCAGCCCAGATACTAGACCAGGCCGGCTACAAGCTGGGGGCCGACGGGGTGAGGGCGTCGCCCAGCGGCGTGAGGCTCGAGTACAACCTGCTAGTCCCCAGCAACATGCCCGAGGCGATTAAGGCGGCGCAGGTGATAGCGCAGTGGTGGGGCCAGATAGGCGTTAAGGCCAACGTCCAGCCGATGGACACCGGTAGCATGTCCGCTATAATATGGAAGAAGGTCAACGACACCATAGTCCTGGGCCACGACACGGACATATGGGACTGGTTTGTCGCACCCAACGACGTCTTGTTCCTCAACGTCTTCCTCTCCGGCATGAAGCTGACAGGAGTGTCCGACTCCGGCTACGCCAATCCTGTCTACGACGCCACCTTTGAGAAGCTCTACAACGCGACCAGCCTCGACGAACTTAAGAGCATAGCCTACAGCCTCCAGGAGATGCTCCACAACGACCTCCCCTACATACCGCTCTGCGAGGTGTGGGCTGTCCAGGCTCACAGCAAGGCCTTCACAGGCTTCGACTACGACTGGCCGTCCGGCCCCTTCGGCGGTAGCGACTGGAGGACCTTCCTGAACGTCCAGTTGGCCTCCTCTTCACCGTCGACCACCACTTACAATCCCACGAGCAGTAGCCCCACAGCGGCTCCCACAGGCATGAGTACCACTACCCCCGCACTACAGTCCAGCGCCCAGCCCTCCAGTACGTGGTTGGTTGTTGGAGTAGTAGCAATAGTCGTAATCGCGGCCCTCACAGTCTACGCGTTGAAGAGGAGGTGA
- a CDS encoding SNF2-related protein: MQVEEPALPLKGVLSLVLEPLFKYNPFFSLYYNPFSSPPEPQVVSKPYLNFLHQVSLVLDVIPRRRVRLLIGDEVGLGKTVEAIRLIKYLAMVGEASKILIIAPRALIRQWLYYELWDLLHAPGVLRVLGKKTVEAVKRELEEGGKPLIMVAPLDLAKRGTADKHAYGRYKPYIEVLSSVDWDLVVLDEAHQVGFTGPKPSLRVKRLSPILKRAKHLILLSATPSRGTHKDMILRMSLLIPDADTALRELAENPEKRKRLYEDAAGLLVYRRTKEHVNLAEGREVFTKLNSFMALVKLGEAAQLYERLGKLLGRLLGLFGSNANTLLKLVLLKRALSSPYAFLKTFMKVVESRSTPEPELKRLRVSDRLVEENPDALVEEVLYSTIRSVPSELRDEAALLLSEFQKLYEAGDPSFRALAYLLYYSATGRGGAPSELRGDYIVFSEYSDTVDYLFSKFTEFLKGVGFTERSDLLDKLLGGVSEKLSQRAPYARLKRLESVRNSFKVLEGQGKFFVVGKVSSKNRELVYALPALGETAGEVLGAGVVKVLFSTDVASEGLNLQEFNVVVNYDATWSPVRREQRIGRVYRLRQTRDCSVVDFVRYTTVELAFYEKLVLKLLNMLEQKVATRPIESLLELYLEKEGSGGGERLVVSEKSIGAALLHVFEGYYARSLPIEPLLEEAYKMLLEKLRTYKDLAESLTPSYEEVRRLQKYVWHFTGCSSHEEFQRVVLRLVEVFLGRRYTEPSRAIRELYKALVGQKPATDHVVVVNESGLEEGYIAVVDFKLGGTTRFSTPVAVLRRGGNVEVLVGLQVLDWLAQKQSEGRLDVLKADWVGSKPPRILEDEVSKLAKKLDLLLYERLWKKRDRLVELTKTRLVDLERLEAEVESPFIHVVGVGGVEEYGIDWQSLPPEKREWMERVSVEHVASLFRERGCRVLEINIGKAKPYDVLVECPGPGGPERLEVEVKSHLEKVFVAGLTDWETKEAEKNPAKYIVCNVAGLKEPDRSSWVTVCGRYADLPKRLVVQVKEEKRAIIFFGGRQDV; this comes from the coding sequence ATGCAGGTAGAGGAGCCGGCGCTACCACTGAAGGGGGTTCTCAGCCTAGTTCTAGAGCCGTTATTCAAGTACAACCCTTTCTTCAGCCTCTACTACAACCCGTTCTCGTCCCCTCCAGAGCCCCAGGTTGTCTCGAAACCGTACCTCAACTTCCTCCACCAAGTCTCCCTAGTATTGGACGTGATCCCCAGGAGAAGGGTGAGGCTTCTAATAGGGGACGAGGTGGGGCTCGGCAAGACTGTCGAGGCCATCCGCCTTATCAAGTACCTAGCCATGGTGGGTGAGGCCTCGAAAATCCTGATCATCGCCCCAAGAGCCCTTATCCGGCAGTGGCTCTACTACGAGTTGTGGGACCTCCTTCACGCCCCTGGCGTCCTGAGGGTGCTTGGTAAAAAGACGGTGGAGGCAGTAAAGAGAGAACTCGAGGAGGGTGGTAAGCCCCTCATAATGGTAGCACCGCTGGACTTGGCCAAGCGTGGCACGGCGGACAAGCACGCCTATGGCCGGTACAAGCCTTACATCGAGGTACTGTCTAGTGTAGACTGGGACCTCGTGGTGTTGGACGAGGCGCACCAGGTCGGGTTCACAGGCCCCAAGCCGAGTCTCAGAGTGAAGAGGCTGAGTCCCATCCTCAAAAGAGCCAAGCACTTGATCCTACTATCTGCCACCCCTTCCAGGGGCACTCACAAGGACATGATCTTGAGGATGTCCCTTCTCATTCCCGACGCAGACACTGCGCTGCGAGAGCTAGCCGAAAACCCCGAAAAGCGGAAGAGACTCTACGAGGACGCGGCCGGTCTACTAGTCTACAGGAGGACAAAGGAGCACGTCAACCTGGCAGAGGGCAGAGAGGTGTTTACGAAGCTCAACTCCTTCATGGCCCTAGTCAAGCTAGGCGAGGCAGCGCAACTCTACGAGAGGCTCGGCAAGCTCCTAGGGAGGCTTCTAGGCCTGTTTGGCTCCAACGCGAACACCCTGCTAAAGCTGGTGTTGTTGAAGAGAGCGCTTTCCAGCCCTTACGCCTTCCTGAAGACGTTCATGAAGGTGGTGGAATCCCGCTCCACTCCAGAGCCCGAGCTTAAGAGACTACGCGTTTCCGACCGCCTCGTCGAGGAAAACCCCGACGCTCTTGTAGAGGAGGTTCTCTACTCGACTATCAGGTCCGTACCAAGCGAGCTCCGCGATGAAGCAGCACTCCTCTTGTCCGAGTTCCAGAAGCTATACGAAGCCGGGGACCCCAGCTTCAGGGCCCTGGCCTACTTGCTCTACTACTCCGCGACTGGTAGAGGCGGGGCCCCGAGCGAACTGAGAGGCGACTACATAGTGTTCAGCGAGTACAGCGACACTGTGGACTACCTCTTCTCGAAGTTCACGGAGTTCCTGAAGGGCGTGGGCTTCACCGAGAGGAGCGACCTACTCGACAAGTTGCTGGGAGGAGTTTCCGAAAAACTCTCCCAGCGGGCACCATACGCGAGGCTCAAGAGGCTCGAGTCCGTGAGAAACTCGTTCAAGGTTCTCGAGGGACAAGGCAAGTTCTTCGTCGTGGGCAAGGTCTCCTCGAAAAACCGTGAGCTCGTCTACGCGCTCCCGGCCCTCGGCGAGACGGCCGGTGAGGTGCTGGGGGCTGGCGTAGTAAAGGTCCTGTTCAGTACCGACGTAGCCTCCGAGGGATTAAACCTCCAGGAATTCAACGTCGTCGTGAACTACGACGCGACCTGGAGCCCTGTGAGGAGGGAGCAGAGGATTGGTAGAGTCTACCGTCTGAGACAGACCAGGGACTGCAGCGTAGTCGACTTCGTCAGGTACACCACTGTAGAGCTCGCGTTCTACGAGAAGCTCGTGTTAAAGCTTCTCAACATGCTCGAGCAGAAAGTCGCCACGAGGCCGATCGAGAGCCTGCTGGAGCTATACCTGGAAAAGGAGGGGTCTGGGGGCGGGGAGAGGCTCGTGGTCTCCGAGAAGTCTATCGGAGCCGCTCTGCTACACGTGTTCGAGGGCTACTACGCTAGGAGCCTCCCCATCGAGCCCCTCCTCGAGGAGGCCTACAAAATGCTGCTGGAAAAGCTGAGGACCTACAAAGACCTAGCCGAGTCGCTCACGCCGAGTTACGAGGAAGTGCGTAGGCTCCAGAAATATGTCTGGCATTTCACGGGTTGCTCCAGCCACGAGGAGTTCCAACGAGTTGTCCTCAGACTAGTGGAAGTATTCCTCGGTAGGCGCTATACGGAGCCTTCCAGGGCGATCAGGGAGCTATATAAGGCATTGGTGGGTCAGAAGCCCGCGACCGACCACGTGGTTGTTGTAAACGAGAGTGGGCTCGAGGAGGGCTATATCGCCGTAGTCGATTTCAAGCTCGGGGGGACGACCAGGTTTTCTACCCCGGTAGCTGTTCTGAGGAGAGGGGGCAACGTCGAAGTTCTAGTCGGGCTACAGGTACTGGACTGGCTGGCTCAGAAGCAGTCTGAGGGTAGACTTGATGTCCTCAAAGCAGATTGGGTGGGTAGCAAGCCACCGAGGATTTTGGAGGATGAGGTCTCTAAGTTAGCCAAGAAGCTGGACCTGCTATTATACGAGCGGCTCTGGAAGAAGCGGGATAGACTCGTAGAGCTCACAAAGACCAGGCTCGTAGACTTGGAAAGGCTGGAGGCGGAGGTCGAGAGCCCCTTCATACACGTAGTTGGAGTCGGAGGCGTCGAAGAGTACGGGATCGACTGGCAGTCACTGCCCCCCGAAAAGAGGGAGTGGATGGAAAGGGTTAGCGTTGAGCACGTCGCCAGCTTATTCAGGGAAAGGGGCTGTAGGGTTCTCGAGATTAATATAGGGAAAGCGAAGCCCTACGATGTACTCGTAGAGTGCCCGGGACCTGGTGGACCGGAGAGGCTGGAGGTCGAGGTGAAAAGCCACCTGGAAAAGGTCTTCGTCGCCGGCTTAACGGATTGGGAGACCAAAGAGGCAGAGAAGAACCCAGCGAAGTACATTGTCTGCAACGTGGCTGGGTTGAAAGAGCCCGACAGGTCTTCGTGGGTCACTGTTTGCGGAAGGTACGCCGACCTACCTAAGAGACTTGTCGTCCAGGTTAAGGAGGAGAAGCGGGCCATCATCTTCTTCGGAGGCCGCCAGGACGTTTAA
- a CDS encoding endonuclease III domain-containing protein, with translation MSCGQVGASELLSSVRERVVRWALEHRFDYPWRVERTPYRVLLAEFLLRRTTRTAVARAFQALVERFPDVESLHSAPLEEVEEALKPLGLYRVRARQLKELAAVIVEEYGGRIPDSWEELVRLPGVGRSPESGL, from the coding sequence GTGTCGTGCGGCCAAGTCGGCGCGAGTGAACTCCTTTCCTCTGTCAGAGAGAGGGTCGTAAGGTGGGCTCTGGAGCACAGGTTCGACTACCCTTGGAGAGTGGAGAGGACGCCGTACAGGGTTCTGCTCGCCGAGTTCCTTCTCAGGAGGACCACAAGAACAGCGGTGGCCAGGGCCTTCCAAGCCCTCGTCGAGAGGTTCCCGGACGTGGAGTCGTTGCACAGTGCCCCCCTAGAGGAGGTTGAGGAGGCCCTAAAACCCCTCGGGCTGTACAGGGTGAGGGCCAGGCAGTTGAAGGAGCTCGCGGCCGTTATCGTGGAGGAGTACGGTGGCAGGATACCCGACTCGTGGGAGGAGCTGGTGAGGCTGCCGGGGGTCGGCCGCTCACCCGAGAGCGGTCTTTGA